A genomic stretch from Gammaproteobacteria bacterium includes:
- a CDS encoding sulfoacetaldehyde dehydrogenase, which yields LTVYRARDFDHAVKLVTDILNVQGKGHSCGIHTSSPEQPARLAEELDVVRVLVNQAHTFGNGGSFNNALNFTLSMGCGTWGGNSISENLNYRHFINITHLVREVEEDKPSEEELFGAYFARYGKD from the coding sequence GTTAACCGTGTATCGCGCGCGTGATTTCGACCATGCCGTCAAGCTGGTAACCGACATACTGAACGTGCAGGGGAAGGGACACTCGTGCGGTATCCATACCAGTAGCCCGGAGCAACCGGCACGACTCGCCGAGGAACTTGACGTCGTCCGCGTGCTCGTCAACCAGGCGCACACTTTCGGTAATGGTGGCAGTTTTAACAACGCGCTCAATTTCACGCTGAGCATGGGCTGCGGCACCTGGGGCGGAAACAGTATCAGCGAAAATCTGAATTACCGGCATTTCATCAATATTACGCACCTGGTTAGAGAGGTCGAAGAGGACAAACCTTCCGAGGAAGAACTGTTCGGTGCTTATTTCGCTCGCTACGGGAAAGACTGA